The sequence ACAGGCAAATAAAAAAAAGAATCTTGGGGCACAAGGACTTAATAACCAGTTTAGCTCTGACTCACCGCGCATGCATGCACTTTATCCCATGGACATTGAGTCTGGCTCTTTGCATACCGGACACCAAAGTCAGTCTCCCAAAGAGTACAAGTTGTAAAACTCATATACTTCTTCGACGGAAGCGAAGCTAGCTGGATTAACAACAGTACCTGCCTTGTTATCAGCATAAGAATGTATCGAAGCCTCAAGCGCAGGAGGCACTCTGCTGGGATTGTTCTCCCTCTCATCTGCATCCTAACTGATCCTAATTCTGCAAATTTTAACATGGACACCAATTAATTGTTGAATCACACATGGGATCCTGAACCAGAAAAATGAAGATATCTGATGCTTTGCATGTCATAATCACTTGTCAATTTCACATGAAGACTCGTTTACTCCATTATGTGCTACCATTATACAGAGTCACAAAATAATAGATTAGATCACAAGTAAACTTCCTTTCGTGTCCAGCAGGAGCCCTGTGATTTTGAGACGACCACTCCCTCTGCGTCTCATCTTCTTTGGCCGCTCATATTTTCAGGGGACATTGAATCGGCCACCACCTCGCTACCACAGATGTATGAATCGATAATCTCCTCTGTCATGATTGTCTCTTCTGGGTGCCGTCCTCCTCCGTTCTCTCCGGACTCCATTCCTCCACTGTTTGCATGGGAAGAAATCT comes from Triticum aestivum cultivar Chinese Spring chromosome 5B, IWGSC CS RefSeq v2.1, whole genome shotgun sequence and encodes:
- the LOC123116973 gene encoding uncharacterized protein isoform X1, whose translation is MLKFAELGSVRMQMRGRTIPAECLLRLRLRYILMLITRQVLLLIQLASLPSKKYMSFTTCTLWETDFGVRYAKSQTQCPWDKVHACAGKPLQSNSRSKRCGCTAMMWLLRSDDNGSYGCEHRIASLWVMILKRVAATSTPCWR